A genome region from Bacteroides stercoris ATCC 43183 includes the following:
- a CDS encoding 4-alpha-glucanotransferase → MILLFNIEYRTNWGEEVRVSGSIPELGNEHPDKALPLQTIDGIHWTAEVNIAMPEDGLVRYSYHIFRDGRHTRAEWNSLPRTLYLSGTSKKTYRIQDCWKNLPEQQYFYTSAFTESLLAHRERNAAPKGHKKGLLIKAYAPCIDSDHCLGICGNQPIFGEWNPDKAVLMSDANFPEWQIEVDATKISFPLEYKFILYNKKERRAVCWENNPNRYMADPQTGANETLAVGDRYVYFSLPAWKGAGVAVPVFSLRSEKSFGVGDFGDLKRMIDWAVSTKQKAVQILPINDTTMTHTWTDSYPYNSISIYAFHPMYTDLKQLGTLKDKKAMADFNKRQKELNALPAVDYEAVNKTKWEYFHLIFKQEGEKVLGSAAFHDFFESNKEWLQPYAVFSYLRDVYKTPNFREWPKYSSYDAAEIEKLCQPASADYPHIAIYFYIQFNLHLQLLAATEHARANGVVLKGDIPIGISRNSVEAWTEPHYFNLNGQAGAPPDDFSVNGQNWGLPTYNWDVMEKDGYAWWMKRFRKMAEYFDAYRIDHILGFFRIWEIPMHAVHGLLGQFVPALPMTREEIESYGLSFRDEFLKPYIHEYFLGQMFGPHTDYVKQTFIEPTDTWEIYRMRPEFDTQRKVEAYFAGKTDEDSIWIRDGLYALISDVLFVPDRNDPYKFHPRIGVQHDYIYRSLNDWEKAAFNRLYDQYYYHRHNEFWREQAMNKLPQLTQSTRMLVCGEDLGMIPGCVAWVMNDLRILSLEIQRMPKDPAQEFGHPDWYPYRSVCTISTHDMSTLRGWWEEDFQQTQRYYNTMLGHYGAAPAVATPELCEEVVRKHLQSNSILAILSLQDWMSMDGKWRNPNAQEERINVPANPRHYWRWRMHLTLEQLMKAESLNEKIKELIAQTGR, encoded by the coding sequence ATGATTTTATTATTCAATATCGAGTACAGAACCAATTGGGGTGAAGAAGTCAGAGTTTCAGGCTCCATCCCCGAACTCGGAAACGAACATCCCGACAAAGCTTTGCCGCTACAGACCATAGACGGTATCCACTGGACTGCGGAAGTAAACATTGCAATGCCGGAAGACGGACTTGTCCGATACAGCTACCATATCTTCCGCGACGGCCGGCATACACGTGCAGAGTGGAACAGCCTGCCCCGTACGCTTTACCTTTCCGGAACTTCCAAGAAAACGTACCGGATACAGGATTGCTGGAAAAACCTGCCGGAGCAGCAGTATTTCTATACTTCCGCCTTTACGGAATCTCTTCTGGCACACCGCGAACGCAACGCCGCACCCAAAGGACACAAGAAAGGGCTGCTGATAAAGGCATACGCGCCCTGCATAGACAGTGACCACTGCCTGGGCATCTGCGGAAACCAGCCTATATTCGGAGAGTGGAATCCGGACAAAGCCGTGCTTATGAGTGATGCCAACTTCCCGGAGTGGCAGATAGAGGTGGATGCCACCAAAATCAGCTTCCCGCTGGAATATAAATTCATTCTATATAACAAGAAAGAACGCCGTGCCGTTTGCTGGGAAAACAATCCGAACCGGTATATGGCAGACCCGCAAACAGGCGCCAACGAGACCCTTGCTGTCGGCGACCGCTACGTATATTTCAGCCTTCCCGCCTGGAAGGGCGCAGGTGTTGCCGTGCCCGTATTCTCACTCCGCTCCGAAAAGAGCTTCGGTGTAGGTGACTTCGGCGACTTGAAGCGTATGATCGACTGGGCGGTAAGCACCAAACAGAAAGCCGTACAGATTCTACCCATTAACGACACTACCATGACGCATACATGGACGGATTCTTATCCTTATAACAGCATCTCCATCTATGCTTTCCATCCGATGTACACCGACTTGAAGCAACTGGGAACATTGAAGGACAAAAAAGCCATGGCAGACTTCAACAAACGGCAGAAAGAGTTGAATGCCCTGCCTGCCGTCGATTACGAAGCCGTCAACAAAACCAAGTGGGAATATTTTCATCTCATATTCAAGCAAGAAGGAGAAAAAGTATTGGGTTCGGCAGCTTTCCACGATTTTTTTGAATCAAACAAAGAGTGGCTGCAACCGTACGCCGTTTTCAGTTACCTGCGCGATGTTTATAAAACGCCCAACTTCCGCGAGTGGCCTAAATACAGCAGCTACGATGCCGCAGAGATTGAGAAGCTCTGCCAACCGGCATCAGCCGATTACCCGCATATAGCCATCTACTTTTATATCCAGTTCAACCTGCATCTGCAACTGCTTGCCGCTACCGAACATGCACGCGCCAATGGTGTTGTGCTGAAAGGTGACATACCCATCGGCATCAGCCGCAACAGTGTAGAAGCATGGACAGAACCCCACTATTTCAACCTGAACGGACAAGCCGGCGCACCGCCCGATGATTTCTCCGTAAACGGACAGAACTGGGGATTACCCACCTACAACTGGGATGTCATGGAAAAGGACGGCTATGCGTGGTGGATGAAGCGCTTCCGTAAAATGGCGGAATACTTCGATGCCTACCGCATTGACCATATCCTCGGTTTCTTCCGAATCTGGGAAATTCCGATGCACGCTGTGCACGGTCTGCTGGGACAATTCGTGCCCGCCCTGCCCATGACGCGTGAGGAGATAGAGAGTTACGGTCTCTCTTTCCGCGATGAGTTTCTGAAACCTTACATACACGAGTATTTCCTCGGACAGATGTTCGGCCCGCATACCGATTACGTAAAGCAGACGTTCATCGAACCGACAGATACGTGGGAAATTTACCGGATGCGTCCCGAATTCGATACCCAGCGCAAGGTAGAGGCCTACTTTGCCGGCAAAACGGATGAGGACAGCATCTGGATACGCGACGGCCTGTATGCGCTTATCAGCGACGTGCTGTTTGTGCCCGACCGCAATGACCCGTACAAATTCCACCCGCGTATCGGTGTGCAGCACGACTATATCTACCGTTCCCTGAACGATTGGGAAAAGGCTGCCTTCAACCGTCTGTACGACCAGTACTACTATCACCGCCACAACGAATTCTGGCGTGAGCAGGCTATGAACAAACTGCCGCAACTGACGCAATCTACCCGGATGTTGGTATGCGGTGAGGACTTGGGCATGATTCCCGGTTGCGTGGCATGGGTAATGAACGATTTACGCATTCTATCCCTGGAAATACAACGCATGCCCAAAGACCCGGCACAGGAGTTCGGACATCCGGACTGGTATCCGTATCGCTCTGTCTGCACCATATCCACACACGATATGTCCACCTTGCGCGGCTGGTGGGAAGAAGACTTCCAGCAGACACAACGTTACTACAACACGATGCTCGGACATTACGGTGCCGCTCCTGCCGTTGCCACACCCGAACTTTGTGAAGAGGTTGTACGCAAGCACCTGCAAAGCAATTCCATACTTGCCATCCTCTCCCTGCAGGACTGGATGTCGATGGATGGCAAATGGCGCAACCCCAATGCGCAGGAAGAACGTATCAATGTACCTGCCAATCCGCGCCACTACTGGCGCTGGCGTATGCACCTGACGCTGGAACAACTGATGAAAGCCGAAAGCCTGAACGAAAAGATAAAAGAGCTGATCGCACAAACGGGACGATAA
- a CDS encoding DUF6562 domain-containing protein, which yields MKKCFLLMAGIILLVFAACQSDELANGGRNGEVAASFSVQLPGNGNNAVTRAATAGDGTSVNRCIMEIYLNDELYSRQIGAIQSDGLTAGFDVRLVTSQTYKFVFWADHVESVEDDAIKTDLHYNTADLRNISMQGDYNGSSKDDTRDAFFASLEKLVTNAFSENVELTRPFGQLNIKTEDLASIPNNQKEAFVPVTAGLSFKNLYTGFNAATGDLLGEPTAVAYKAASDVADANGNLTVDYLFAPNTAGGQHLVNMTLAVYNAAGEQITTKDLNNIPVQRNYKTNVTGNLLTVDGKVNVMVTPAFSSPALSEKVIEVASVSEVAEALKTNTNVVVTEAPKEAATISLPKYESGDVAVSITLPETSNDITINYATETGGDSKNAPKELNITTPSVSKIIIDASESTVTLNGQSYTAVEATTADNTLIVGKDVTVADLTVKKGNVEIYGTVNNINFTDNGGYVTVYSVSTAAQLKAAGALVTQKKCRKIVLTADIDLNGSSENLWEPMNAEYNALKNGEANLEEFDGGNHTIRNLYVDNVTNKTNTKGNYYGGLFYVLNGTVKDLTIDGATVTCFRGAALIGRLDAGLVENCHVKNARIYSEQKAGGLAGYVNNSSQDLIIRGCSASDITLDKLSSMDEAYMMGGFIGYLQSYERNTLIENNSVSNIAINYIYTSPDEVTDKVADMEQTYCHAFIGNVINTSKKDESYNKYSVVLKNNRVDKQLENAVTCDRTNNYIGWWAGDYNLNGNNVSYSTKLVIDGEIMDRWIEVKRVANLLRTGGDISIYRYVDLTKNNESSQEINITAETVLTLEKNAVLIVGKQQVNNKSKLTVKGAGAMKATDYLLMNETGAELIIEGGIFTATSATDANGVAVYNQGKCTVNSGVFDAPGFTLMNTGNADMTITGGTVKCGGIKTGYALMAAGSAAKLTVSGGDIEAIQSIGGAQVNISGGSVYCEGTYYALYNGGGNTSISGGYFYSPTGKNIYVASGTVKTTGGYFSDKSAPLESGYKFQDVSVTANGNQYNYQVVSE from the coding sequence ATGAAAAAGTGTTTTTTATTAATGGCAGGTATTATCCTGCTTGTATTCGCAGCCTGTCAGAGTGACGAGCTGGCGAATGGCGGAAGAAACGGCGAAGTAGCCGCCTCTTTCAGTGTACAGTTGCCTGGGAACGGGAACAATGCTGTAACCCGTGCTGCAACGGCGGGTGACGGTACATCGGTGAACCGTTGTATCATGGAAATCTACCTGAACGACGAACTTTATAGCCGGCAGATAGGTGCGATTCAATCGGATGGTCTGACGGCCGGCTTTGATGTCCGCCTGGTTACTTCACAGACTTATAAGTTCGTATTCTGGGCAGACCACGTCGAGTCAGTGGAAGATGATGCCATAAAGACCGATTTGCATTACAACACTGCCGACCTTCGTAACATTTCCATGCAAGGGGATTATAACGGAAGCAGCAAGGATGATACGCGGGATGCTTTCTTTGCCAGTCTGGAGAAGCTGGTGACTAATGCTTTTTCTGAAAATGTGGAGCTGACCCGTCCGTTCGGACAGTTGAACATCAAAACGGAAGATTTGGCTTCTATTCCTAATAATCAAAAAGAAGCATTTGTTCCGGTAACGGCGGGCTTGTCATTCAAGAACCTTTATACCGGTTTTAATGCTGCCACGGGTGACTTGCTCGGCGAACCGACGGCTGTAGCTTACAAAGCGGCTTCGGATGTGGCGGATGCCAACGGTAACCTGACTGTGGACTATCTCTTTGCACCGAATACAGCGGGCGGACAACATCTGGTAAATATGACGCTTGCCGTATACAACGCTGCCGGTGAGCAGATTACCACGAAAGACCTGAATAACATACCTGTTCAGCGTAACTACAAGACGAATGTAACGGGTAATTTACTGACGGTTGACGGTAAGGTAAACGTAATGGTTACTCCTGCATTCTCTTCTCCTGCTTTAAGTGAAAAAGTAATAGAGGTAGCATCCGTAAGCGAAGTGGCTGAAGCCTTGAAAACCAATACTAATGTGGTTGTAACGGAAGCACCGAAAGAAGCAGCCACTATTTCACTGCCCAAATATGAGAGCGGGGATGTTGCGGTATCCATAACATTGCCTGAAACATCGAATGACATAACCATTAATTATGCGACAGAAACCGGAGGGGATAGTAAAAATGCTCCTAAGGAACTGAATATAACGACTCCTTCCGTCAGCAAGATAATCATTGACGCTTCGGAATCTACCGTAACGTTGAACGGACAGTCTTATACGGCTGTTGAGGCTACTACAGCGGATAATACGCTGATTGTGGGGAAAGATGTTACAGTTGCAGATTTGACCGTTAAGAAAGGCAATGTGGAAATTTATGGAACGGTAAACAATATCAACTTTACAGACAACGGCGGTTATGTTACTGTTTACAGCGTTTCCACTGCCGCACAGCTTAAGGCGGCCGGTGCTTTGGTAACCCAAAAGAAGTGCCGGAAAATTGTATTAACTGCCGATATAGACCTCAACGGAAGCAGTGAAAATCTTTGGGAACCGATGAATGCAGAATACAATGCACTCAAAAACGGAGAAGCCAACCTTGAAGAGTTTGACGGTGGCAACCACACCATCCGTAATCTTTATGTTGATAATGTTACGAATAAAACAAATACTAAAGGAAATTATTATGGTGGTCTGTTTTATGTACTCAACGGTACGGTGAAAGATCTTACTATTGATGGGGCAACAGTAACTTGTTTCCGTGGTGCAGCATTAATAGGACGATTGGACGCCGGATTGGTGGAAAACTGCCACGTGAAGAATGCCAGGATATATAGTGAGCAAAAGGCCGGCGGGCTGGCGGGTTATGTAAACAACAGCAGCCAAGATTTGATTATCCGCGGATGTTCTGCATCGGATATAACACTCGATAAACTTTCAAGTATGGATGAAGCCTATATGATGGGAGGTTTTATCGGTTATTTGCAATCTTACGAACGGAATACGCTCATCGAAAATAATAGTGTAAGCAATATTGCCATAAATTATATATATACTTCTCCTGACGAGGTTACGGATAAGGTTGCTGATATGGAGCAGACCTATTGCCATGCATTTATCGGAAATGTGATAAACACTTCTAAGAAAGACGAATCATACAATAAGTATAGCGTTGTTTTGAAGAACAATCGAGTGGATAAACAGCTTGAAAATGCCGTAACTTGTGACCGTACCAATAATTATATAGGTTGGTGGGCAGGTGACTACAATCTTAATGGAAATAATGTCTCTTACTCCACTAAATTGGTGATTGACGGTGAGATTATGGACCGTTGGATAGAGGTGAAGCGCGTGGCAAACCTGCTCAGAACCGGGGGAGATATTTCCATTTATCGCTATGTAGACCTGACAAAGAACAATGAATCAAGTCAGGAAATAAATATTACTGCGGAAACGGTGTTGACATTGGAGAAGAATGCCGTACTCATTGTAGGAAAACAACAAGTCAATAATAAGAGTAAACTTACAGTAAAAGGTGCAGGTGCCATGAAAGCTACCGATTACCTGCTTATGAATGAAACCGGAGCCGAATTGATTATTGAAGGCGGCATTTTCACTGCTACATCAGCTACGGATGCCAACGGAGTGGCTGTTTATAATCAGGGAAAATGCACTGTCAATTCCGGAGTCTTTGATGCTCCCGGATTTACACTGATGAATACCGGCAATGCAGATATGACAATTACAGGCGGTACTGTAAAATGTGGCGGCATAAAAACGGGATATGCGTTAATGGCGGCAGGTTCTGCTGCCAAGCTTACCGTAAGCGGCGGTGATATAGAGGCTATACAGTCTATCGGTGGCGCCCAAGTAAATATTTCGGGTGGTTCGGTGTATTGTGAGGGGACATATTATGCCTTGTATAACGGAGGCGGCAATACTTCGATTTCCGGTGGTTACTTTTATAGCCCGACAGGAAAGAATATTTATGTAGCAAGCGGAACCGTAAAAACTACCGGTGGCTACTTTAGTGATAAGTCCGCTCCTTTGGAAAGCGGTTATAAATTTCAGGATGTTAGTGTAACCGCGAATGGAAATCAGTATAACTATCAGGTAGTGTCTGAATAA